The Streptomyces sp. NBC_01255 genome window below encodes:
- a CDS encoding multifunctional oxoglutarate decarboxylase/oxoglutarate dehydrogenase thiamine pyrophosphate-binding subunit/dihydrolipoyllysine-residue succinyltransferase subunit produces the protein MSSQSPSTPSSPTDQDGQGQNPAAAFGANEWLVDEIYQQYLQDPNSVDRAWWDFFADYKPGASATPTAPAPTTTTQSAPAAPQAGPAQAAPAAPAAAQASVPAPAPAPAAAPAPAPAKPVAAPAAPVAPVAARPAAAPAPVVKAKEATTAPVGPELITLRGPAAAVAKNMNASLEVPTATSVRAVPVKLLFDNRIVINNHLKRARGGKISFTHLIGYAMVQAIKAMPSMNYSFAEKDGKPTLVKPEHVNFGLAIDLVKPNGDRQLVVAGIKKAETLNFFEFWQAYEDIVKRARVGKLTMEDFTGVTVSLTNPGGLGTVHSVPRLMPGQSVIMGVGSMDYPAEFQGTSQDTLNKLGISKVMTLTSTYDHRVIQGAASGEFLRVVANYLLGEQGFYDDIFKALRIPYEPVRWLKDIDASHDDDVTKAARVFELIHSYRVRGHVMADTDPLEYKQRKHPDLDITEHGLTLWDLEREFAVGGFAGKSMMKLRDILGVLRDSYCRTTGVEFMHIQDPKQRKWIQDRVERPHARVEREEQLRILRRLNAAEAFETFLQTKYVGQKRFSLEGGESVIPLLDAVIDSAAESRLDEVVIGMAHRGRLNVLANIVGKSYAQIFREFEGNLDPKSMHGSGDVKYHLGAQGTFTGLDGEEITVSLAANPSHLEAVDPVLEGIVRAKQDVINKGGTDFTVLPIALHGDAAFAGQGVVAETLNMSQLRGYRTGGTVHIVINNQVGFTAAPESSRSSMYATDVARMIEAPIFHVNGDDPEAVVRVARLAFEFRQTFNKDVVIDLICYRRRGHNEGDNPQFTNPQMYNLIDKKRSVRKLYTESLIGRGDITLEEAEQALQDFQGQLEKVFAEVREATAAPTPAHVPDARAEFPVSVTTAVSAEVVKRIAESQVTIPERITVHPRLMPQMQRRAASIDDGTIDWGFGETLAIGSLLMEGTPVRLSGQDSRRGTFGQRHAVLVDQETGEDFTPLLYLADDQAHYNVYDSLLSEYAAMGFEYGYSLERPDALVVWEAQFGDFVNGAQTVVDEFISSAEQKWGQTSGVTLLLPHGYEGQGPDHSSARPERFLQMCAQDNMTVAMPTLPSNYFHLLRWQVHNPHHKPLIVFTPKSMLRLKAAASKVEEFTTGGFRPVIGDTLISSGAGNAADVRKVVFCAGKVYYDLEAERQKRGDTETAIIRLERLYPLPGAELQAEIAKYPNAAKYIWAQEEPANQGAWPFIALNLIDHLDLAVGADIPAGERLRRISRPHSSSPAVGSAKRHQAEQQQLVNEVFDA, from the coding sequence GTGTCGTCTCAGTCCCCCAGTACCCCGAGCTCCCCGACCGACCAAGACGGGCAGGGTCAGAACCCTGCAGCCGCCTTCGGTGCCAATGAGTGGCTCGTCGACGAGATCTACCAGCAGTACCTCCAGGACCCGAATTCGGTCGATCGTGCCTGGTGGGACTTCTTCGCCGACTACAAGCCGGGAGCGTCGGCGACCCCGACCGCCCCGGCCCCCACCACGACCACTCAGAGCGCGCCCGCCGCGCCGCAGGCGGGCCCCGCACAGGCCGCACCTGCCGCTCCGGCGGCCGCTCAGGCCTCCGTGCCCGCTCCGGCCCCGGCTCCCGCCGCGGCTCCGGCGCCGGCTCCGGCCAAGCCCGTCGCGGCCCCTGCCGCTCCGGTCGCCCCGGTCGCCGCCAGGCCCGCCGCCGCTCCGGCGCCGGTCGTCAAGGCCAAGGAGGCCACCACGGCCCCCGTCGGCCCGGAGCTGATCACGCTGCGCGGCCCCGCCGCCGCGGTCGCGAAGAACATGAACGCCTCGCTGGAGGTGCCGACGGCCACGTCCGTCCGCGCCGTCCCGGTGAAGCTGCTCTTCGACAACCGGATCGTGATCAACAACCACCTGAAGCGTGCCCGGGGCGGGAAGATCTCCTTCACGCACCTCATCGGCTACGCGATGGTGCAGGCGATCAAGGCCATGCCGTCGATGAACTACTCCTTCGCGGAGAAGGACGGCAAGCCGACCCTGGTCAAGCCGGAGCACGTCAACTTCGGTCTCGCGATCGACCTGGTGAAGCCCAACGGCGACCGCCAGCTCGTCGTCGCGGGCATCAAGAAGGCCGAGACGCTCAACTTCTTCGAGTTCTGGCAGGCGTACGAGGACATCGTCAAGCGGGCCCGCGTGGGCAAGCTGACGATGGAGGACTTCACCGGCGTCACGGTCTCCCTGACCAACCCCGGCGGCCTCGGCACCGTCCACTCCGTGCCGCGTCTGATGCCCGGACAGTCGGTCATCATGGGCGTCGGCTCGATGGACTACCCGGCCGAGTTCCAGGGCACGTCCCAGGACACCCTGAACAAGCTGGGCATCTCGAAGGTCATGACCCTGACCTCGACCTACGACCACCGGGTCATCCAGGGTGCCGCCTCCGGCGAGTTCCTGCGCGTCGTCGCGAACTACCTCCTCGGCGAGCAGGGCTTCTACGACGACATCTTCAAGGCGCTGCGCATCCCCTACGAGCCGGTCCGCTGGCTCAAGGACATCGACGCGTCGCACGACGACGACGTCACCAAGGCCGCGCGCGTCTTCGAGCTCATCCACTCCTACCGGGTCCGCGGCCACGTCATGGCCGACACCGACCCGCTGGAGTACAAGCAGCGCAAGCACCCCGACCTGGACATCACCGAGCACGGCCTCACCCTGTGGGACCTCGAGCGGGAGTTCGCGGTCGGCGGCTTCGCCGGCAAGTCGATGATGAAGCTCCGCGACATCCTCGGCGTCCTGCGCGACTCGTACTGCCGCACCACGGGCGTCGAGTTCATGCACATCCAGGACCCGAAGCAGCGCAAGTGGATCCAGGACCGCGTCGAGCGCCCCCACGCCCGTGTGGAGCGCGAGGAGCAGCTGCGGATCCTGCGCCGTCTGAACGCCGCCGAGGCCTTCGAGACCTTCCTGCAGACGAAGTACGTCGGCCAGAAGCGCTTCTCCCTGGAGGGCGGCGAGTCCGTCATCCCGCTGCTCGACGCGGTCATCGACTCGGCCGCCGAGTCGCGCCTCGACGAGGTCGTCATCGGCATGGCCCACCGCGGCCGTCTGAACGTCCTCGCGAACATCGTGGGCAAGTCGTACGCGCAGATCTTCCGCGAGTTCGAGGGCAACCTCGACCCGAAGTCGATGCACGGCTCCGGCGACGTCAAGTACCACCTGGGCGCCCAGGGCACCTTCACCGGTCTCGACGGCGAGGAGATCACGGTCTCCCTGGCCGCCAACCCCTCGCACCTCGAGGCGGTCGACCCGGTCCTGGAAGGCATCGTCCGCGCCAAGCAGGACGTCATCAACAAGGGCGGCACGGACTTCACCGTCCTGCCGATCGCCCTCCACGGTGACGCGGCCTTCGCCGGCCAGGGCGTCGTGGCCGAGACCCTGAACATGTCCCAGCTGCGGGGCTACCGCACCGGCGGCACGGTCCACATCGTCATCAACAACCAGGTGGGCTTCACCGCCGCCCCGGAGTCCTCGCGCTCCTCGATGTACGCGACCGACGTGGCCCGCATGATCGAGGCGCCGATCTTCCACGTGAACGGCGACGACCCGGAGGCCGTGGTCCGCGTGGCGCGGCTCGCCTTCGAGTTCCGCCAGACGTTCAACAAGGACGTGGTGATCGACCTCATCTGCTACCGCCGCCGCGGTCACAACGAGGGCGACAACCCGCAGTTCACCAACCCGCAGATGTACAACCTGATCGACAAGAAGCGTTCGGTGCGCAAGCTGTACACCGAGTCGCTGATCGGTCGCGGCGACATCACCCTCGAGGAGGCGGAGCAGGCGCTCCAGGACTTCCAGGGCCAGCTGGAGAAGGTGTTCGCGGAGGTCCGCGAGGCCACCGCGGCGCCGACCCCGGCGCACGTCCCGGACGCCCGCGCCGAGTTCCCGGTCTCCGTCACCACGGCGGTCTCCGCCGAGGTCGTGAAGCGGATCGCCGAGTCGCAGGTCACCATCCCGGAGCGGATCACGGTCCACCCGCGACTGATGCCGCAGATGCAGCGCCGCGCCGCCTCCATCGACGACGGCACCATCGACTGGGGCTTCGGCGAGACCCTCGCCATCGGCTCCCTGCTGATGGAGGGCACCCCGGTCCGGCTCTCCGGCCAGGACTCCCGTCGCGGCACCTTCGGCCAGCGCCACGCGGTGCTGGTGGACCAGGAGACCGGCGAGGACTTCACCCCGCTGCTCTACCTGGCCGACGACCAGGCCCACTACAACGTCTACGACTCGCTGCTCAGCGAGTACGCGGCGATGGGCTTCGAGTACGGCTACTCGCTGGAGCGCCCGGACGCCCTGGTCGTCTGGGAGGCCCAGTTCGGTGACTTCGTCAACGGCGCGCAGACCGTCGTCGACGAGTTCATCTCCTCGGCCGAGCAGAAGTGGGGCCAGACCTCCGGCGTCACGCTGCTCCTGCCGCACGGCTACGAGGGCCAGGGCCCGGACCACTCGTCCGCTCGCCCGGAGCGCTTCCTCCAGATGTGCGCCCAGGACAACATGACGGTCGCCATGCCGACGCTGCCGTCGAACTACTTCCACCTGCTGCGCTGGCAGGTCCACAACCCGCACCACAAGCCGCTCATCGTCTTCACCCCGAAGTCGATGCTGCGTCTGAAGGCCGCGGCGTCGAAGGTGGAGGAGTTCACCACCGGCGGCTTCCGCCCGGTGATCGGCGACACGCTCATCTCCTCCGGAGCCGGCAACGCGGCGGACGTCCGCAAGGTCGTCTTCTGCGCGGGCAAGGTCTACTACGACCTGGAGGCCGAGCGTCAGAAGCGGGGCGACACGGAGACCGCGATCATCCGTCTCGAGCGTCTGTACCCGCTGCCGGGTGCCGAGCTCCAGGCCGAGATCGCCAAGTACCCGAACGCCGCGAAGTACATCTGGGCGCAGGAGGAGCCGGCGAACCAGGGTGCCTGGCCGTTCATCGCGCTCAACCTGATCGACCACCTGGACCTGGCGGTCGGCGCGGACATCCCGGCGGGCGAGCGCCTGCGCCGGATCTCGCGTCCGCACTCCTCCTCCCCGGCGGTCGGCTCGGCCAAGCGCCACCAGGCGGAGCAGCAGCAGCTGGTCAACGAGGTCTTCGACGCCTGA
- a CDS encoding DUF6104 family protein encodes MYFTDRGIEELEKRRGEEEVTFEWLAEQLRTFVDLNPDFEVPVERLATWLARLDDEDEDDE; translated from the coding sequence ATGTACTTCACCGACCGTGGCATCGAGGAACTGGAGAAGCGGCGAGGCGAGGAGGAAGTCACCTTCGAGTGGCTCGCCGAGCAGCTGCGCACGTTCGTCGACCTCAACCCCGACTTCGAGGTGCCGGTCGAGCGCCTCGCGACCTGGCTGGCCCGTCTGGACGACGAGGACGAGGACGACGAGTAG